One genomic region from Chrysemys picta bellii isolate R12L10 chromosome 18, ASM1138683v2, whole genome shotgun sequence encodes:
- the LOC135976493 gene encoding SRRM2 protein homolog rsr-2-like, with product MQADNRKRAPAWTVREVLDLIAVWGEDSVLAELRSKRRNAKTFEKISKGMMERGHNRDSEQCRVKVKELRQAYQKTKEANGRSGSEPRTCRFYAELHAILGGAATTTPPVFVDSGLGIVSSATPEDSANGGEEEDEDEDELAESTQHSILPNSQDLFITLTEVPSQASQASTQDSDPMEGTSAAANSSSLPPPSRRLSQIRRRKKRTRDEMFSEIMESSRSDRAHVNEWKETVSKYRKEVSEREDRRDQREERRDQREERRDARDERWRQEDQRMKDAMLGLLRRLVEVQERLLENRLPLQPLFHPPPSPCSVSSSPRRVRTRGGRLRTPSHSTPVDSPSKRLSFF from the exons cgtgagggaggtactggatctgatcgctgtatggggagaggattcagtgcttgcagaacttcgttctaaaagacgaaatgcaaaaacttttgaaaaaatctccaagggcatgatggagagaggccacaatagggactcagagcagtgccgcgtgaaagtcaaggagctcagacaagcctatcaaaaaacaaaggaggcaaacggtcgctccgggtcagagccgcggacatgccgcttctacgccgagctgcatgcaattctagggggggctgccaccactaccccacctgtgttcgtggattctgggttggggatagtctcatcagcgacgcctgaggattctgccaatgggggagaggaggaggatgaggatgaggatgagcttgcagagagcacacagcactccattctccccaacagccaggatctttttatcaccctgactgaagtaccctcccaagcctcccaagccagtacccaagactctgaccccatggaagggacctcag cagctgcaaattcctcaagcctccctcctccatcccgaaggttatcacagataaggcgtcgtaagaagagaacgcgagacgagatgttttctgaaattatggaatccagccgcagtgacagagctcatgtgaatgagtggaaggaaacagtttcaaagtataggaaagaagtcagtgaacgtgaggacaggagggaccaacgtgaggagaggagggaccaacgtgaggagaggagggacgctcgagatgagaggtggcggcaggaagaccagaggatgaaggatgcaatgctggggctgctccggcgtctggtggaggttcaggaacggctgctggaaaacagactgccgcttcagcccctgttccaccctcccccctccccatgttccgtatcctcctcacccagacgtgtaagaacgcggggggggaggctccgtacaccttcccattccaccccagtagacagcccaagcaaaaggctgtcatttttttaa